One Thioclava electrotropha DNA segment encodes these proteins:
- a CDS encoding DJ-1/PfpI/YhbO family deglycase/protease, with protein sequence MPKITEARILIMATNGFEQAELTVPREKLTDAGAQIDLASLDGEDIRGWDETDWGETVSVQCKISDVVASNYDAIVLPGGQINPDLLRVEKSALDLLRSFYDQGKVVAAICHAPWLLIETGIAKGRKMTSYHSVRTDVENAGGDWVNESVVSDNGVVTSRNPNDLDDFVAKIIEEIQEGRHMREAA encoded by the coding sequence ATGCCCAAGATTACCGAAGCCCGTATTCTGATCATGGCCACCAACGGTTTCGAGCAAGCCGAGTTGACCGTTCCGCGCGAGAAGCTGACCGACGCTGGCGCGCAAATTGACCTCGCCTCTCTCGATGGTGAAGACATTCGCGGCTGGGACGAGACCGACTGGGGCGAGACCGTTTCGGTCCAATGCAAGATCTCCGACGTCGTCGCCTCCAACTACGATGCGATCGTTCTCCCCGGCGGTCAGATCAATCCAGACCTTCTTCGTGTCGAGAAAAGCGCACTGGACTTGCTGCGCAGCTTCTACGACCAAGGCAAGGTGGTCGCCGCGATCTGCCACGCGCCGTGGCTCCTGATCGAGACCGGCATCGCCAAAGGGCGCAAGATGACCTCGTATCATTCGGTGCGCACCGATGTCGAAAACGCCGGCGGCGACTGGGTGAACGAATCCGTGGTGTCCGACAATGGCGTCGTCACGTCGCGCAACCCGAACGATCTGGACGATTTCGTCGCCAAGATCATCGAAGAGATTCAGGAAGGCCGCCACATGCGCGAGGCCGCCTGA
- the tuf gene encoding elongation factor Tu has protein sequence MAKEKFERNKPHVNIGTIGHVDHGKTTLTAAITKYFGDFRAYDQIDGAPEEKARGITISTAHVEYETESRHYAHVDCPGHADYVKNMITGAAQMDGAILVVNAADGPMPQTREHILLGRQVGIPAMVVYLNKVDQVDDEELLELVEMEVRELLSSYDFPGDDIPIIKGSALAAMEGRDPEIGENSIRALMEAVDSYIPTPERAVDQPFLMPIEDVFSISGRGTVVTGRVERGVINVGDELEIVGIRDTSKTTCTGVEMFRKLLDRGEAGDNIGALLRGVDRDGVERGQVLCKPGSVKPHTKFEAEAYILTKEEGGRHTPFFANYRPQFYFRTTDVTGTVTLPEGTEMVMPGDNLKFEVELIAPIAMEDGLRFAIREGGRTVGAGVVSKIIA, from the coding sequence ATGGCAAAGGAAAAGTTTGAACGTAACAAACCGCACGTCAACATCGGCACGATTGGCCACGTTGACCACGGCAAGACGACGCTGACGGCTGCGATCACGAAGTATTTCGGTGATTTCCGCGCGTATGACCAGATCGACGGCGCGCCGGAAGAGAAGGCCCGCGGGATCACGATCTCGACCGCGCACGTGGAGTACGAGACCGAGTCGCGTCACTACGCGCACGTCGACTGCCCCGGCCACGCCGACTACGTGAAGAACATGATCACGGGTGCAGCGCAGATGGACGGCGCGATCCTGGTTGTGAACGCAGCTGACGGCCCGATGCCGCAGACCCGCGAGCACATTCTGCTCGGCCGTCAGGTCGGCATCCCGGCGATGGTCGTGTACCTCAACAAGGTTGACCAGGTCGACGACGAGGAGCTGCTCGAGCTCGTGGAAATGGAAGTTCGCGAACTTCTGTCGTCCTACGACTTCCCCGGCGACGATATCCCGATCATCAAGGGTTCGGCTCTGGCCGCGATGGAAGGCCGTGATCCGGAAATCGGCGAGAACTCGATCCGCGCGCTGATGGAAGCTGTCGACAGCTATATCCCGACGCCGGAGCGCGCCGTGGACCAGCCCTTCCTGATGCCGATCGAAGACGTGTTCTCGATCTCGGGCCGTGGTACGGTTGTGACCGGCCGCGTCGAGCGTGGCGTGATCAACGTCGGCGACGAACTGGAAATCGTGGGTATCCGCGACACCTCGAAGACGACCTGCACGGGCGTCGAGATGTTCCGCAAGCTGCTGGACCGTGGTGAAGCTGGCGACAACATCGGCGCGCTGCTGCGCGGTGTGGACCGTGACGGCGTTGAGCGTGGTCAGGTTCTGTGTAAGCCGGGTTCGGTGAAGCCGCACACCAAGTTCGAGGCAGAAGCCTACATCCTCACCAAAGAGGAAGGTGGCCGTCACACCCCGTTCTTCGCGAACTACCGTCCGCAGTTCTACTTCCGCACGACGGACGTGACCGGCACCGTGACGCTGCCCGAGGGCACCGAGATGGTGATGCCGGGCGACAACCTGAAGTTCGAAGTCGAACTGATCGCCCCGATCGCGATGGAAGACGGTCTGCGCTTCGCAATCCGCGAAGGCGGCCGCACCGTCGGCGCCGGCGTCGTCTCCAAAATCATCGCGTGA
- a CDS encoding alpha/beta fold hydrolase has product MAEATAARECHWDVDGLRISGRAWGPEDGLPVLALHGWMDHADSFAALAPRLEGCHVVALDLSGQGLSGHRAAHASYNIWDDLPQIQRVLDALGWEDCVLLGHSRGANISALLAAAMPERVRGVIALDSLVPEPVAQDFVTTLRAYLTEVPTQAARPARSFPTREDYIARRAGQGNARAVAEALAERALEEGPEGWHLRGDRRLFASSAVKLDRDDVEAVLRAIRAPVLNIWAGDGIRAQREGTAELAQWGGELIADYESNEIAGDHHFHLDPEAAEQIAEAVKGWLARKL; this is encoded by the coding sequence ATGGCAGAGGCAACTGCGGCACGCGAGTGCCATTGGGATGTGGACGGGCTGCGGATCTCTGGGCGGGCCTGGGGGCCCGAGGACGGTCTTCCGGTCTTGGCACTGCATGGCTGGATGGATCATGCGGACAGCTTTGCCGCGCTCGCGCCGCGGCTCGAGGGTTGCCACGTCGTCGCGCTCGATCTGAGCGGGCAGGGCCTGAGCGGGCATCGCGCGGCCCATGCGAGCTACAATATCTGGGACGACCTGCCGCAGATCCAGCGGGTGCTCGACGCTCTGGGCTGGGAGGACTGCGTGCTGCTGGGCCATTCGCGCGGCGCCAATATCTCGGCGCTGCTGGCGGCGGCGATGCCGGAGCGGGTGCGCGGGGTCATCGCGCTCGATTCGCTGGTCCCCGAGCCGGTGGCGCAGGATTTCGTCACAACCCTGCGCGCCTATCTGACCGAGGTGCCAACGCAGGCGGCGCGGCCCGCGCGCAGTTTCCCGACGCGTGAGGACTATATCGCGCGCCGCGCGGGGCAGGGCAATGCGCGCGCGGTGGCCGAGGCGCTGGCGGAGCGTGCGCTGGAAGAAGGTCCGGAGGGCTGGCATCTGCGCGGCGACCGGCGGCTGTTCGCGAGCTCGGCGGTGAAGCTCGACCGCGACGATGTGGAGGCGGTGCTGCGGGCGATCCGGGCGCCGGTCCTTAACATCTGGGCCGGGGACGGGATCCGGGCGCAGCGCGAGGGCACGGCGGAGCTGGCGCAGTGGGGGGGCGAGCTCATCGCCGATTACGAGAGCAACGAGATCGCGGGCGACCACCATTTCCACCTCGACCCGGAGGCGGCGGAGCAGATCGCGGAGGCGGTGAAGGGCTGGCTTGCGCGCAAGCTGTAA
- a CDS encoding glycosyltransferase: MQVTRYDFRGNRLRLEGRIDAREVILRLGGVAQRCALEADPSGSAKFAFDVPFWPDKVELAIPDTDADGQGEESWVLPPIGRVRLAWGKLRLAPVFLWRIARHARDIWRWRNHDDGAAGIRVKSALGFVGLSRGVTLPSDLLRGSSPTEPPTFPGIVIVLPVFNARALLREALARVVQHTDLDWHLIVIEDRSTDPEMRPFLRNWCDGRANVTLLENGTNLGFVASVNRGFEVALRCFPDRPVVLLNSDALVPAGWASRLVAPLSDPQVASVTPMSNDAQILSVPTAGARSDLPPGAVDQIDAVAARMNPVQARAELPTGIGFCMALAPRFLAKFPQFDPVFGRGYGEETDWCQKVGRLGGRHIGIGSLFVEHRGSASFGAATRRKLLDANQAKIERRYPGYPRAVDRFLASDPLAAPRFALALARAGALQGEPIKLWLGHSLGGGAEMWLRKEIASELRAGRRGVVLRVGGAVRWSIELHDPFGLSTIETMDRAVVLSLLKLLPDRQVIYSCGVGHPDPLEIPALLTDLSAGQRLDILFHDYLPLSEAYTLLRAPNSLREIPEYNGPRPMSRKPSQRSSTDDLSDWESAWGAALTSATRLQVFSRSSAEIVASARPDVAQKLDCKPHHVVRPAVLIRPPTGPHAGARAAGSVLGVLGHIGVHKGAAVVEALGGTFAADGRARLVLLGSLDPRFHLSAPNHVHGPFEPTDLQMLIARYGIERWLIPSLWPETFSFTTHEALATGLPVYCFDLGAQAEAVRAAGAQGDVLPGPRWPSDIDIDRLLGAPAMQRWVA, from the coding sequence GTGCAAGTCACGCGCTACGATTTCCGAGGCAACCGCCTTCGTCTCGAAGGCCGAATCGATGCGCGCGAGGTGATTTTACGCCTGGGGGGCGTGGCGCAGCGCTGCGCGCTCGAGGCCGATCCTTCCGGGTCGGCGAAGTTCGCCTTTGACGTGCCTTTCTGGCCCGACAAGGTGGAACTGGCCATTCCCGATACGGATGCCGATGGGCAGGGTGAGGAAAGCTGGGTTTTGCCGCCGATCGGCAGGGTTCGCCTCGCATGGGGGAAGCTGCGCCTCGCCCCGGTGTTCCTGTGGCGAATCGCCCGGCATGCTCGCGATATCTGGCGCTGGCGAAACCACGACGACGGTGCCGCGGGGATTCGCGTGAAATCCGCGCTCGGTTTCGTGGGGCTGTCGCGGGGCGTGACCCTGCCGTCCGACCTTCTCCGCGGCTCGTCGCCGACTGAGCCGCCCACGTTCCCCGGGATCGTGATCGTGTTGCCGGTGTTCAACGCGCGGGCGCTGCTGCGCGAGGCGCTCGCCCGCGTCGTGCAGCACACCGATCTCGACTGGCATCTGATCGTGATCGAGGATCGCTCGACCGATCCCGAGATGCGGCCTTTTCTACGCAATTGGTGTGACGGTCGGGCGAACGTGACGCTTCTGGAAAATGGCACAAATCTCGGCTTTGTCGCGTCGGTCAATCGCGGGTTTGAGGTGGCGCTCAGGTGCTTTCCCGATCGCCCCGTAGTATTACTGAATTCCGATGCCCTCGTGCCTGCAGGCTGGGCGTCGCGGCTTGTTGCTCCGCTTTCCGATCCGCAGGTCGCAAGCGTTACGCCAATGTCGAATGACGCGCAGATATTGTCCGTGCCGACAGCCGGAGCGCGGAGCGATCTGCCGCCCGGTGCCGTCGATCAGATCGACGCCGTCGCCGCGCGCATGAACCCGGTGCAGGCGCGCGCCGAACTGCCGACAGGGATCGGCTTTTGTATGGCGCTCGCACCGCGCTTTCTTGCAAAGTTCCCGCAGTTCGATCCCGTGTTCGGGCGTGGCTACGGCGAAGAGACAGATTGGTGTCAGAAGGTAGGGCGGCTCGGGGGGCGGCATATCGGGATCGGCTCGCTCTTCGTTGAGCATCGCGGTAGCGCCTCCTTCGGTGCGGCGACGCGGCGAAAGCTTCTGGATGCCAATCAGGCGAAGATCGAGAGGCGCTATCCAGGCTATCCGCGCGCCGTTGATCGTTTTCTCGCCAGTGATCCGCTCGCGGCCCCGCGTTTCGCGCTCGCCCTAGCCCGAGCGGGTGCGCTGCAAGGCGAGCCGATCAAGTTATGGCTCGGACATTCCCTCGGGGGTGGGGCGGAAATGTGGCTGCGCAAAGAAATCGCCTCGGAGCTTCGCGCCGGGCGGCGAGGCGTCGTCCTTCGCGTCGGTGGTGCCGTGCGCTGGTCGATAGAGCTTCACGACCCGTTCGGTCTAAGCACGATCGAGACAATGGATCGTGCGGTGGTGCTATCCCTGCTGAAGCTTCTGCCGGATCGCCAAGTCATCTATTCCTGCGGCGTCGGACATCCGGACCCACTTGAGATTCCTGCGTTGCTGACGGACCTATCCGCGGGGCAGCGGCTCGATATCCTGTTTCACGACTACTTGCCCCTGAGCGAGGCCTACACGCTCCTGCGTGCGCCAAACAGCTTGCGCGAGATCCCCGAATACAACGGCCCTCGGCCTATGTCGCGAAAGCCGTCTCAGCGCTCTTCAACCGACGATCTGTCGGACTGGGAAAGCGCGTGGGGCGCGGCACTGACCAGCGCAACGCGATTGCAAGTATTCTCCCGCAGCTCCGCAGAGATTGTGGCCTCGGCCCGCCCCGACGTTGCGCAGAAGCTCGACTGCAAACCGCATCATGTGGTCCGGCCTGCAGTTCTCATCCGTCCGCCTACGGGGCCCCACGCAGGCGCCCGCGCCGCGGGCTCTGTTCTTGGCGTGCTTGGCCACATCGGCGTCCACAAAGGCGCCGCGGTTGTCGAGGCCTTAGGTGGGACCTTCGCTGCGGACGGTCGCGCGCGGCTGGTCCTGTTGGGAAGTCTCGATCCGCGGTTTCATTTGAGCGCGCCGAACCACGTCCACGGCCCGTTTGAGCCCACAGATTTGCAGATGCTGATCGCACGGTACGGAATTGAGCGATGGCTGATCCCATCGCTCTGGCCGGAGACCTTTTCCTTTACCACGCATGAGGCGCTCGCCACCGGCCTGCCAGTGTACTGTTTCGACCTCGGCGCTCAAGCTGAAGCGGTCAGAGCTGCAGGCGCACAGGGGGATGTCTTGCCGGGGCCACGGTGGCCATCGGATATAGACATCGATCGTCTCCTCGGGGCGCCCGCTATGCAGAGGTGGGTGGCATGA
- a CDS encoding CatB-related O-acetyltransferase → MSAHPLPRRFPAPDTRNPVLLPDGTPHEPTVFLQAVIDHLNIEVGRYAYYSPLAPVTDAAAELAPYLYPGCPERLVIGAFAQIAHGVRFITASANHPMGGITTYPFRIFDMETAGKYLEENAAIGNTVIGPDVWLGFNAMVMPGVRIGAGAIVAAGSVVAQDVPPFAIVAGNPARVVRSRFNPDEIARLLDLAWWDWPVEAIQRALPALEAGDVAALAEHAP, encoded by the coding sequence ATGTCTGCCCATCCGCTGCCGCGGCGCTTTCCTGCGCCCGATACCCGCAATCCTGTCCTGCTGCCCGATGGCACCCCGCATGAACCGACTGTGTTTCTGCAGGCGGTGATCGATCATCTCAATATCGAGGTCGGTCGCTATGCCTATTACAGCCCGCTTGCCCCCGTGACGGACGCGGCGGCGGAGCTGGCGCCTTACCTTTATCCCGGCTGCCCCGAGCGGCTGGTGATCGGGGCTTTCGCGCAGATCGCGCATGGAGTGCGCTTCATCACCGCGTCGGCCAATCACCCGATGGGCGGGATCACCACCTATCCGTTTCGGATTTTCGACATGGAGACGGCCGGGAAATATCTCGAGGAGAATGCCGCGATCGGCAACACCGTGATCGGGCCGGATGTCTGGCTCGGCTTCAATGCGATGGTGATGCCCGGTGTGCGCATCGGGGCGGGGGCGATCGTGGCGGCTGGCTCGGTTGTCGCGCAGGATGTGCCGCCCTTTGCCATCGTCGCGGGCAATCCGGCGCGCGTGGTGCGGTCCCGGTTCAACCCCGATGAGATTGCACGATTGCTCGATCTGGCGTGGTGGGACTGGCCGGTCGAAGCGATCCAGAGGGCGCTTCCGGCGCTGGAAGCGGGTGATGTCGCGGCGCTGGCCGAACACGCGCCTTGA
- a CDS encoding ABC transporter ATP-binding protein, with protein MIRLQNLSKSFRVPGGEKVVARDICASFPSGRSVALLGRNGAGKSTLLQMIAGTARPDRGRVITRGSVSFPVGFAGSFHNDLTGAQNCRFIARIYGVDTDEMVAFVEATAELGAHFRMPLRSYSSGMRARLAFAASMAISFDTYLVDEITAVGDAAFREKSAALFRDRLKDAGAVVVSHSMNQLREICDCGAVLERGRLEFFDDLNAAIACHARNML; from the coding sequence ATGATCCGGCTGCAAAACCTCAGCAAGAGTTTCCGCGTCCCCGGTGGCGAGAAGGTCGTGGCGCGCGATATTTGCGCGAGCTTTCCAAGCGGCCGATCCGTCGCCTTGCTAGGGCGAAACGGGGCCGGAAAGTCGACGCTGCTGCAGATGATCGCAGGCACCGCGCGGCCCGATCGGGGACGGGTGATCACGCGGGGCAGCGTGTCGTTCCCGGTGGGCTTCGCAGGGTCGTTTCACAATGATCTGACGGGCGCGCAGAATTGCCGCTTCATCGCGCGGATCTACGGGGTGGACACCGATGAGATGGTGGCTTTCGTAGAGGCGACCGCCGAGCTTGGGGCGCATTTCCGGATGCCGCTGCGCAGCTATTCTTCCGGGATGCGCGCGCGATTGGCGTTTGCGGCGTCGATGGCGATCAGCTTCGACACCTATCTCGTCGACGAGATTACGGCGGTCGGCGATGCCGCGTTTCGCGAGAAGAGCGCAGCCCTGTTTCGCGACCGGCTGAAAGATGCCGGGGCGGTTGTGGTCAGCCACTCGATGAACCAGTTGCGCGAGATTTGCGATTGCGGCGCGGTGCTGGAGCGTGGGCGGCTTGAGTTTTTCGACGATCTCAACGCCGCGATTGCCTGCCACGCACGCAACATGCTTTGA
- a CDS encoding cytochrome P450, with amino-acid sequence MDYAATDDTHRLPARAPLAEHPLGIFASFRAARRNLLEIIPELATHAPIISGNTGARWHMVMDPDSLRHILKTRVEDYPKSVVTKLILGPAVGEGLFVAEGAEWRWQRRAASPVFAARNMEALAPVMGAAAEASAARISTAADTGRAVDLHQEMVAATFEVISDVTFSGDEGFDRAAIHRAIDAYIAQTAKVSLLDLFALPAWVPRPHRVISSGVVRDLKRHADRAIEARRAGEAKAVPDLLDLLDGAQDPETGREMSPAELRDNLLTFIVAGHETTALTLAWALYLCAFDPEVQQAARSEAQAALGARAATVDDLPRMPLIAQIVNESLRLYPPAGFLSRTARKPETLLGREVRAGDTVMLPIYALHRHHALWDDPHAFRPDRFANPTHDRFAFLPFGAGPRICIGAGFAMQEAQIILATLLARFRFTAVPGREPVPEMILTTRPKGGIWLTAERA; translated from the coding sequence ATGGATTACGCTGCGACAGACGACACCCACCGCCTTCCGGCCCGCGCGCCCCTTGCCGAGCATCCGCTGGGCATCTTCGCGAGCTTCCGCGCCGCGCGGCGCAACCTGTTGGAAATCATACCGGAACTGGCGACCCATGCACCGATCATCTCGGGCAATACCGGGGCGCGCTGGCATATGGTGATGGACCCCGACAGCCTGCGCCACATCCTCAAGACACGCGTCGAGGATTATCCGAAATCGGTGGTGACCAAACTCATTCTCGGCCCTGCCGTAGGGGAAGGGCTGTTCGTCGCAGAAGGGGCCGAATGGCGCTGGCAGCGCCGCGCCGCCTCTCCGGTCTTCGCCGCGCGCAACATGGAGGCGCTCGCCCCCGTCATGGGCGCCGCAGCGGAGGCCTCTGCCGCACGCATCAGCACCGCCGCCGATACCGGCCGCGCGGTGGACCTGCATCAGGAAATGGTGGCCGCGACCTTCGAGGTGATCTCGGACGTGACCTTCTCCGGCGACGAGGGTTTCGACCGCGCCGCGATCCATCGGGCGATCGACGCCTATATCGCGCAGACGGCGAAGGTCTCGCTTCTCGACCTCTTCGCCCTGCCCGCCTGGGTGCCGCGCCCGCATCGGGTGATCTCCTCGGGCGTCGTGCGCGACCTCAAGCGCCATGCCGACCGCGCGATCGAGGCCCGGCGCGCGGGCGAGGCGAAAGCGGTGCCCGACCTTCTGGACCTGCTCGACGGCGCGCAGGACCCCGAAACCGGCCGCGAGATGAGCCCTGCCGAGCTGCGCGACAACCTGCTGACCTTCATCGTCGCAGGCCACGAGACGACCGCTCTGACGCTCGCCTGGGCGCTCTACCTCTGCGCTTTCGACCCCGAGGTGCAGCAGGCCGCCCGCAGCGAGGCGCAGGCCGCGCTCGGCGCGCGCGCGGCGACCGTCGACGACCTCCCCCGCATGCCCCTCATCGCGCAGATCGTGAACGAGAGCCTGCGCCTCTACCCGCCTGCGGGCTTCCTGTCGCGCACGGCGCGCAAACCCGAAACGCTTCTGGGGCGCGAGGTGCGCGCGGGCGACACGGTGATGCTGCCGATCTACGCGCTCCACCGCCACCACGCGCTGTGGGACGACCCGCATGCCTTCCGCCCGGACCGTTTCGCCAATCCGACGCATGACCGCTTCGCCTTCCTGCCCTTCGGGGCCGGGCCACGGATCTGCATCGGCGCGGGCTTCGCGATGCAGGAGGCACAGATCATCCTCGCCACGCTCCTCGCCCGGTTCCGCTTCACCGCCGTGCCGGGACGCGAGCCTGTGCCGGAGATGATCCTGACGACACGCCCCAAGGGCGGCATCTGGCTGACAGCGGAGCGCGCGTGA
- a CDS encoding zinc transporter ZntB, giving the protein MTNSPILFSHILSGAPDPDGPADIVEALRDERLAWAHLDGTHPQAQRWIREELDYLDPQAVEALLDVDTRPRMSQIGEGLLVILRAINFNEGEDPEDMVSLRMYLDRQRILTISRKRVRAIEGMNAAIRDGKGPSDAGTFLVRLTEDIVGNIGVFQTELDERAEALEDQVYGGQADHMRHDVLDLRLQVIAARRYLAPQREALIRLTQAESPIIDEVTRREIEEEALKMTRISEDMDELRDQAQVLREELSSQLSDRVNRNTFVLSVVSTIFLPLGFLTGLFGVNLGGMPGLNSHNAFNYLVIVCVVIVAAQLMVMGLLRLYSKRRKR; this is encoded by the coding sequence ATGACCAACAGCCCGATCCTCTTCTCGCATATCCTGTCGGGGGCGCCCGATCCCGACGGGCCTGCCGATATCGTCGAGGCGTTGCGGGACGAGCGGCTCGCTTGGGCGCATCTGGACGGGACGCATCCGCAGGCGCAGCGCTGGATTCGCGAAGAGCTGGATTACCTCGACCCGCAGGCGGTGGAGGCCTTGCTCGACGTCGACACGCGCCCGCGTATGAGCCAGATCGGCGAAGGACTTCTGGTGATCCTGCGCGCGATCAACTTCAACGAGGGCGAAGACCCCGAAGATATGGTCTCGCTGCGGATGTATCTCGACCGGCAGCGCATCCTGACGATTTCGCGCAAGCGGGTGCGCGCGATCGAAGGGATGAATGCGGCGATCCGCGACGGCAAAGGGCCCAGCGATGCGGGAACCTTCCTCGTGCGACTGACCGAGGATATCGTCGGCAATATCGGGGTGTTCCAGACCGAGTTGGACGAGCGCGCCGAGGCGCTGGAAGATCAGGTCTATGGCGGGCAGGCCGATCACATGCGCCACGACGTTCTGGATTTGCGGCTGCAGGTGATCGCGGCGCGGCGGTACCTCGCGCCGCAACGCGAGGCGTTGATCCGTCTGACACAGGCGGAGAGCCCGATCATCGACGAGGTCACGCGGCGCGAGATCGAGGAAGAAGCGCTGAAGATGACGCGGATTTCGGAAGATATGGACGAGCTGCGCGATCAGGCGCAGGTGCTTCGCGAAGAACTGTCGAGCCAACTCTCGGACCGGGTCAACCGCAACACCTTCGTGCTGTCGGTCGTCTCCACGATCTTCCTGCCGCTCGGGTTTCTCACCGGTCTGTTCGGGGTCAATCTCGGCGGGATGCCGGGGCTGAACTCCCACAATGCGTTTAATTATTTGGTAATTGTCTGCGTGGTGATCGTCGCCGCGCAGTTGATGGTCATGGGCCTCCTGCGCCTCTATTCGAAGCGCAGGAAGCGATAG
- a CDS encoding ABC transporter permease, producing MFSSRAARIPARSFPALRAIGALILREMSASYGRSPGGYLWALLEPIGGVALLTLFFSLTFHAPPLGASFALFYATGLLPFMLFSDVQSKVANALTYSRALLAYPTVSFVDALIARLALNALTKLVVSYLVLHGCLLMFDTRASPDPLRIFEAAGLAVLLSFGIGTLNCYLFLRAPVWQQIWSILMRPMFLISGVFFLTDQLPRWAVDTLWFNPLVHVIGYLRRSFFPTYQPDYLSAFYVIGVSLVALALGLLALRRSYRVLLAR from the coding sequence ATGTTCTCCTCCCGCGCGGCGCGCATCCCGGCCCGGTCCTTTCCGGCGCTTCGTGCCATCGGCGCGCTCATTCTGCGCGAGATGTCGGCAAGCTACGGTCGCTCCCCGGGGGGCTATCTTTGGGCGTTGCTCGAGCCGATCGGCGGCGTCGCCCTGTTGACGCTGTTCTTTTCGCTGACCTTCCACGCCCCGCCGCTCGGGGCCAGTTTCGCCCTGTTCTACGCGACGGGGTTACTGCCTTTCATGTTGTTTTCAGACGTTCAGTCGAAGGTCGCCAACGCCCTCACCTACTCGCGCGCGCTCCTCGCTTATCCGACTGTGAGCTTTGTCGACGCGCTCATCGCACGGCTCGCCCTGAATGCGCTGACGAAACTTGTCGTTTCCTACCTCGTCCTTCACGGATGCCTCCTGATGTTCGACACCCGCGCGAGCCCGGATCCGCTGCGTATCTTCGAAGCAGCAGGTCTCGCCGTACTGCTGTCGTTCGGAATCGGCACCCTGAACTGCTACCTCTTTCTGCGCGCGCCGGTCTGGCAGCAGATATGGTCGATCCTGATGAGACCGATGTTCCTGATTTCCGGAGTCTTTTTTCTCACCGACCAATTGCCGCGCTGGGCCGTGGATACCCTTTGGTTCAACCCGCTGGTCCATGTGATCGGCTATCTGCGGCGCAGCTTTTTCCCGACCTATCAGCCCGACTATCTCTCTGCGTTCTACGTCATCGGCGTGTCACTCGTGGCCCTGGCCCTTGGCCTTTTAGCCCTCAGGAGGAGCTACCGGGTTCTCCTCGCAAGGTGA